tgactaatatgcGCTAATCATccatcctatatatatatataaaaccccaacaaatataaagtgTAACACATGTGCCACTCATAaatttaactaatcaaatttggccaaattttgtgAGAGGGGCCCataccacacacatggccacatatggccattttcatgaaatataagtttccaaaatttcacttctagccccaaattctcataaaatgcttaactttccataattcatcttttggtcccaaattttccttattccaaatttacccttaacattccataccaacaaaaagatgaatatgcaacttatgtactcttaacaaaatcgaaaaaaattgcaaccttattcttaacttgtcgcaaccgacttagaatattccaacgtacaaagtacggggtataacaatataGACTTTTAAGttcagatatcgatcccacagagacttagattctactatcaaactaattcaaattcgaataaaactattcaagaaagggAAAATCAAAGTGTTTGTTGTAAccaaactaaaactgaaaagtaaacaatttatgATGGGCGTTTTGGTGACTGAAAATATTTCAACAAAGATTGTAAGGGTTATCAGATGATGGAGAGTTCCAGgatcatggctttcgacaatccagttgatcttctGACAATTCTACCGATCTTATTtgctgggttactagttgatgggttaattataactttatgagtatctttcAAGTTGCTCACAAGGCtatagatgctactataacgcctatatccctATGGTCGCCaaaggtaacaagaacgcatttatttctccgtattcaactaagcaaggctaaagggtatattcctatcctcattagcgaaacgATTATATCGAACAAGCCCTATTTATTCGTATTACACATGTAAATTAcctatccctagttcaattcacacgccacagatagtattcaactattggccagataatcaaacaattaagatcaagaataaataagcaacccaaaatatggaaatttaattGATAGAAATTGTTGTCAAACCAACTATCgtgtctttcgccacaaccctagaattaaggagtttagctactcatgattctcactgaacaacaagaattcatgaagaaacaagggttgaaaaaaatgaaaataacataaaataaaatctagAGAGAAAGTAATATGACGGCTTACAAGTTTTGGAATAATCCCAGCATGTCATTAATAACGAACAAAACATCTATTTATAGTTTACGGTTGTTAATCAAATAAAAGGGTCCTAATCCTAATTAAAATCGGACAAAACTGGGCATTCCCGCGTTGGCCACGCATCGCGGGTCCAACGCAGGCTGCGTCTTCAATGATTTTAGCCCTCATTGTCTTTGAGCCCGGGACGCGGGCGTGACACGGATTGTCAAAGATTCTGCAGCTTGCTTTTTCCGTCATGGCCGCGTTACAACCCCAACGCGGGGCTGGCACAATTGCTTCCAATTCTTTCCAGAAAATCTTCTAAGTGTCGCAAGCTCCTCTCGTTTACTCGTGCACACAAGATCACCTCCAGAATCAACCAAAACTGCTCGGTTTCCCATCGTTTGTCTTCATCGTACCTAGACACATGAAATACAACGACATAAGCTTAAATACGATGATTTCATCATAGattaagcgataaaagtcataagaatGGGATGTAAAATGACAGAAAAtgtagatatttgtgccaaatatcattTATCTCACATATATTGCCCTTACCATTTAATAGTTGGTCTAAATATGCCTTTAATTTAATTAGAACTTCCAATTAAGCCAATTAGTCGATTAATAAGCGAAAAGGGACCAAAATTGACATTAAAGTATGAGAAAATTAAGCAGATATGTCCTTCGTTAACAATAATCATGAATGATAATCAAATTAGATTTTCTCAAATTTAACCATGTTAAAAGAATAGTTATTTTTTGGCTGACAACCTCCTCCTAGCCGCACCAATTTTTTTAACAATGTTTCTCCGCTGAAAATCGACTTTTTAGGATTATTGttatttagaaaaattattgATTTTGACACTGCAATTAAACTTCTAACAAAAGCTCcactgtcttttttttttttaggacacAAGTGTAGTGTAGACAAAACGTGAATCGATTGTATGAAAATTTAGGATGCTAAaaccaaaaatatatttataaactacaATTTTCATCACTGAAGATATGAAACGTCTATTACATAGATATATTATTTACATAATTAGtatgtaaaaagaaaatattaactttaGCTAAACTTTTACATTTAGAAATTGATGTTTTGGCTTTGGTTGTTACATAAACATGAGTTGAAAAGAAATGTTGATTCTGCACACATCTTAAACTTTAACGTAGGACATTTCTGCTCAATTGCACGTAATTTAAGGGCATATTTAGTCCTTTTTCGCtcattaattagttaattattttaattggGGGCTCCAGTTAAATTAAGCGCATATTTGGACCAATTACCAAACATTACATATGTGAGCTAAACTATTAACAAATGATATATCTGCTCAATTTCGAATAATTTAACGGCATATTTTCCCTTTTCCGTTTAAAAGAATATGCCGAAATTTAAACTATATGtagataataaaattataagaaaacaaatataaaaaaaatgaattggtAAGAAGGAAGGTTTGCACTATCCCCAATGTTTAGTCCATGTTTACTAACCTCATCTCAACCAAGTAACATTTGAGACGGTTAATAAttggtttattttttaaatcgaTTCATTTTCTGCTCAAATTCAAATCAACTCGTCCATTTGAGACCTTTACCCAGAATATAGTACACGGAAATAAGGCGATGTACGATACGTGTAAATGCACCACGGCCCCATCCAACTTTTACAAAGAAAGTGATTACACCCATTGGAAATTGGAACAATAATGTGAGACGTGATTTGGTTGTGTTCAAGTGACCACCTGAGATATGAATACtagtaattaattattattattcttcttGAAAGAGATAAAATCAAGGCAGGTTTCGATTAAAATCAAATGAATAATGTGGTACATGTCTCCAACTTCACCAGGTGTATGTCCATCCAAAactgcaatatatatatatatatagaaagaaaaaaaaaaaaataggtcacgAGGCTCAGTGCTTACATCAAATGTGGTCATTATAAAGAAAGATCAAACCAGAAAACTTTACCAAATTTTTAATCTGAAAAAGGACCATTATTCACTAGCCAAATGATATTATATTGTTTAATTGGCTTTGGCAAGTCATGAAAACAAAATACCTTTTTCTTATTCTACCTAATTCCgttaatttcttcattttttcttagTTTTGCCGTGTTCGATGCGTGTGGTGCATCGTCAAACCACCGCCTTTGTTGTCCCTTAGTTACTTACGCATCTTCCATGAGAAAAAACAATTTGTATTCACTAAAAATGAATAGATTTTTTATAAGTTCAGTGTAGCTTAATAAGTTCCAACAGGTTATCTATTCGATTTCAATATTAAAGGACTTCTTAAAAGGAGGATCGATATGCCATCTTTTTTTAAACTgcgatatatatatggatatatatccTCCACTCTTAGTATTTTCCTATTTCTTATTAACTTTTATATGATTTAAGAAAAAACATTAAAGATTGTTCCCTCCTATAAACTCCAAAACCGAATAAACTCGCAATGAAATATGACTAAAGCACATGTTTttcataataatataaaaatgtatcataatCACCGAGATTACTAGGCTTCTCTCTTCCATTAATTTCCTTTTCACTTTTTGCAACTAGCTAGTGGGTTGATGCCACCACAGAAAGAGTACGGACCAAGTACAACcaatatattatgatgagttgaTGACATTAGTGGTGGAAATATTACTGCTTCTTGTATACGGTAAATACCGGATATAACGTAAACCGATGAAATGAGGACCGAGGGAAAGAAGAGAGGAACGTGCCTGATGACATTCGAGCTAAACCGAGGGAGCGCTTAGACCGGAGCTGAGTAAGGATACCATTTGGTCCGGGTGTAGCCGTTGGTCCGTGTGGTCATTGGTCCGTCATGCCCCGTTGCACGTGAGCCACGCGTCAGTAGCGTCCTGCCATGATCAACCACCAACCATGCGTGTGTCAGACGGCGCCGTCAGtctaatcccaccaaatccgttcAGGGCtgtccttgttattattatttttatttagttcacATTGTACGAAGCCCATGGGGGCAACACTATAAATATGGGACACCCCCCTCCAAAGGAGGGGTTGGCTCCCTTTATCTTTCAAGAACACTTACAAGAGAAGAATCTCATACATTTATTCTCCCTCTCATTTATTCGGCCAAGGCCATTTCTTTTTAGAATTATCGCTAATAGTATAATTCATTGCTCATAACGTTTACATCTTTGGCTGCTTTAGTGGTGAGCCTTCAAATCTATATTTTCTTTATCCTACATACGTCaagaacaaagcacatatcctatacccacttacaaattcaattgattagcCGAATCCGGGGtaaacatttcttttttaaaaaaatttggatcCACTAGAAGAGAAGCCATTGCACTATGTCTGTGTGCAAACTGTCACCTGATTAAATGATACAGTATTAACGTGAATGTCATTATGCTTGGGCTAAAAAGAATTGACtagatattttttatatatataataagcacAAATAAAATCGTTCCTATAACATACTAGTAATTAAACGGACGAGGAATGAAACAAGGCTGTGCCATTCAGAAAGTGACGACAATAAATTGAATAATGATGGACAATTCGTAGTGGTTCTAACATTAAGCAAATGCACGACATTCTAGGAGAAGTACTCCTTTTTCCAATTAGTCAGATATCATATCGATCTCCACTAGTTCAAATGATCACTCCTTTTTGACTCGTTTTCCTTCACTGACTTCGAGAGTCATTATTTTTTCAgcaaagggccaaatatacccctttactAATGGGAAAAGATCAAATATATCCTTCATTATACTTTGAgtctaaatatatttttactattatattattggttcaaatatactcTTCTCCTTTAAAATTATCCAAATTGGACATCCTATCCTGACactgacatttgatgaggtggatgccacgtggTATTGCCACCTGATCTCCCCTAACCTTTTTTACACCTCCCCTCTTCTACCACTAAATTTTCCTCCCCTCCACCACCATTGCCACCATTATCTAAGTAAATTCAtctccaaaaaccctctttTTTGCTTAATTTATTTAACAGTTCTATTGTGTGTGTTTTGCGCTTTGTGTGCTAGTTTAGTTTGAGACTGGCTGCTTGGGAAGTAAATTGTTGCATTCAACCAAAAAAACTGGCATTTTTTCTGGCCATCTAATATTGGGGGTTGGCTCTGGGTTTTTCTAATCTATTGTCTGAAACAATTCGTTTTAATAGCGtagatatatgtgtttatgTTCTGTATGTAACTGCAAATGCGTTTGTTATGTTCTTTTATGATGTTCGCCCACAGTTGTGATCTGTATGCTCATCCTTCTGAAGTTCCTTTGTTATCTTCATGTGACCCGAGGCAGAGAGTTTTTGTGCATCGGTATGGAAAATATAAAGAATATGGTGGTAATGGTGACAATGATGGCGGAGGGGAAGGAAACTTTAGTGGTGGATGAAGGGAGGTGTAATATGGTTAGGGGTGATGAGGTGGCAATGCCACGTGgtatccacctcatcaaatgtcagtGCCACGTAGGATAGAATGTCCACCTTGGACAGCTTTAACGGAGAAGGAGTATATTTtaaccaatagtataacggtagaggtatatttggacccaaaatataatgaagggtatatttggcccttttccaatagtacaggggtatatttggccctatACCGTTATTTTTTTTGCTCTATAGAGTAGATAATTTTTCTGttcatcttctttcttattcttaCGACAAAAGATTCAAGTAGAAGCACcatacaaatttaatttgaaCACAcacttacatacatacatatatatatatatatatataaacacacacaTATTTGGTAAAAAAATGATAAGCATGATGAGTACTCTTCAATAGTTATTACCATcatcatttttatattaacagcTTCTCAATTTTGGGCACCTTAACTATTTAGGTCCTTGAACCCATATTTAAGTGTGGCAGCAACAACACATACTTGGTAAAAAATTGATTAGTATGATGAGTACTCTTCAATAGTTAGTACCatcatcatttatatatatatatacatatttggtAAAAAATTGATAAGCATGATGAGTACTCTTCAATAGTTAGTACatcatttttattatattaacaGCTTCTCAATTTAGGGCACCTTCACTATTTAGGTCCTTGAACCCATATTTGAGAAGTGTGGCAGTAACAACTAACATGTTTGGAGAGCTTAAAATATGAGTGGAAGTCTAGCTAGGGAATTAGTTTTTGTTTTAACCCTCTACTTGAAGCTCACCAGCCCAACTATTCAAACTAAATTCGCGCCGAGCAGACCCTCTAATTCCTTTCAAATTGATCTGATTTGCAATATATGTACTTGAACAATATAATGTACCTGCATGCTAACCACATATATAATAGTAAAGGGGCTGTATACACTTACATAACAGCCCAATAAAGTCCACAACAAAAAATAACCTTAATCTTCATTTTCTGACAAAAATTAGTTAGTAAAATCACTATATAATATGTGAATAATTAGTGCATatacattatacacatattatacttTCACTTATTATACACTTGTAATAATACATTATATTTCAGTAACATCTATATACGATGATGGCTAAGAAGCTGAACTTCTTTTAACCGTCTAGCTAAAAATGTGAAGATCCGCTAAAAAAGATCCAAACTTGGAACCTCATGACGGACCTAGAATGATAGGAGTAGGTTCAATAGAACCAATTATTTTCAATGTATaccataagtttatatgtgGAATTGAAATCCATTAAATCCTCGATTTGCCTCTAATAATTAAGATTAATTCTATTCAGTTGTAAGACCATAggcttttttgaattttgagcgATGACTACCTAGTGTATTAATTAACATTCGACAAACTAAAATTGAACTTCCTTTATCAGCTACGTGCTACGATCGATCTTCTTCCTGTTTGCCATAAATATAATGTTCTTTGTTGATTTAGACAggttatgtagcatgttggtgcGTTTCCTAGGTCTAGTACTGCAACTCTTGATAATGAACAAGAAATACTCCAATGTTGTTTCATAGGTGTCCATATCTTTTACAGCATGTTGATTTATGAACATGTGCCGCTCATAGCCTTATTGCCTTTACTTTTTCGTGGTATCCTAATAACTTACGTTACGTTGTAGATAAAAATATATAGAATTTTTAATATGCTCAATCAAGTTAATAAAGAGATAAAATATAAATTGACCAATGATAGAAGAACACTATTGCCAAAACGTTATGTACAAAAAGTACGAAATTCAATGGTCAAAACCCATCCTCCGTTCTCTTTGGgtaaattcattaaaaaaacaaatactaTTAACCCTTAGAATTTAGATACCACAACTTGTAAGACTGGACGTGTTGTGATTTCCAAGTGATTTAAGAAGGATAATTGTGGCAAGACATTTAATTTGCACCATGAACAAAAAGTACCAAAGCTTACGATGGTACTGGACACGTGCGTACGTAGGCCACTTAAGGTCATTGTAGCTCATAAAAAGTTTTAGAAAAAACGCGTATCCACACACTATGTAAATAATTAATGTTGAGATATAATATTATTAAGTACTTTCAATTTTATACGTTTTCACTTGATTGCGCCTGAAGTTTAAAAACATCATAGAAAGTTAAAAACTGTCTTATGGTATTATACTAAAGGCGTGTaaaatatatcaagaatatCATTTTAAATCTCGTGGTCTTAAACATATCATTCATTCCCAACAAGATAGTAAGGataaaatgagaatgttttgaaTTAATAAGTGACATTCTTTTAGAAACAGGCTAACCATGAAAGTAAACacaaattaaaatgaaagaGATCAAAAGTGGATTCTCTTCAGCAATTTAAACTTTATGATGAATTGCTTGCACAATTCAATGTAATATCTAACTCAAATCTCATCATCaccctaaaaaataaaaataaaataaataaataaaagtagaCGAACACATGTATTCTTTCTAACAGATTAAGCTTTTATATAAGTTGGTCGCACAATTGAATAGTAAACTACTAGAAATAGCGAAACATGGAAAGCCCATGGAAATTTCATATCTGATACCTGGCTTGTTTTGGCCAATCCAATTGGGGCCAAGCGTGCAAAAGGTTTTACTAGTGTCCACATCAGAGCTGCATTATAAGTTTAACTCCTCTGATTAAGTCCTATATATAGACAATATTCACTTCTTTGATTCCCTCTATCACATGCTCCACAAGATTTGGAAGAAATATTAAGGATTAAACATGAGTTCTAACGTTGTACCTCcaaatagagaaaatatttcTCATAATGACCAAAACAAGCAGAAAGCCAAACTTTCCTTAATTGATATTGTTTCATCTCTCAAGGAAAGGACAGGCAAATTGGATACGAAGAAAGTAATACATAGTGTCAAAGTTGGTATAGCTTTAGTATTGGTATCGCTTTTGTATCTCCTGGATCCTCTCTTTCAGAAAGTAGGACAAAATGCCATGTGGGCTGTTATGACTGTTGTAGTTCTCTTCGAGTTCTTCGCAGGTTTttcatttattcatttctttactCGTTAGTATACtctgatagtgtaaaaattatttaaactgTTTGTATACATAAACTGAATTCATCTAATTAATAATGTACCACCAAGCAGGTGCTACACTAAGCAAAGGCATAAACCGAGCTATTGGAACCGTATTGGGAGGAGGATTGGGATGTTTGGCTGCAATTTTAGCTGACAATAGTGGAAAAATTGGTGGCGCCTTAGTTGTTGGAATCTCTGTGATTGTCATAGGTAACAATACATGCATGACCCTCACACTACTAGTTTAATTTGCTGTATGAGGTTAGTCGGctttatttttcaagttactAATTTCACTTATTATGGACATGTATTACATGTGGTTGTCTATTTATCAGGTAAGCTGAAAAACATTTACATGTAACTGCCCATAATTATTTGAATTAGTAGCCTGAAAAATAAAGCAGACAATCAGAAGCGTACACAGTGTATTACTGATGGGTTCAGATGAACCCATAGATTTTGGCTTAGGCTATGTACTATATATGTTTTAAAACATCGACTAAAtaagtaaaaagaaaataaagattttGAACCCAGTAAATTTGATGAAAGTGGTAGAATTGCGAATTTGAACCcataaagttcaaattttggatcCACTTCTGCAGACAACCTAGTATAACAGTTAAATTACACTGATGGTGATTTTTTTAACACTATACAATACTATAATAATAAAGAGGAAATAAGATCTCTTGTcatcttacaatttgaatagaaaaaaataaatttttcagatctcttatatGTAAAAAACGAAGATCTCTTATAAAAgggttataaaataaaataaaaaaattgtaaaggGCTAAGAAAACATTTCTGTCAATAACAAAGGCATGTAACAAAGGTGATGTGATGAACAGGTGGGGGTGCAACGTACGCAAGGTTGATACCAagtgtgaagaaaagatatgACTATGGAGTTATGATATTCATATTAACATTCAGTTTGGTAGTAGTATCGGGTGTTCGAGCTGacaaaatcatgaagttggctGGAGAGAGGCTCTCCAACATTGGAATGGGCTTTGCTGTCTGCATATTTACAAGTTTCATCTACCCCATTTGGGCTAGCGATGAACTTCATT
This portion of the Lycium ferocissimum isolate CSIRO_LF1 chromosome 1, AGI_CSIRO_Lferr_CH_V1, whole genome shotgun sequence genome encodes:
- the LOC132029438 gene encoding aluminum-activated malate transporter 13-like; the protein is MSSNVVPPNRENISHNDQNKQKAKLSLIDIVSSLKERTGKLDTKKVIHSVKVGIALVLVSLLYLLDPLFQKVGQNAMWAVMTVVVLFEFFAGATLSKGINRAIGTVLGGGLGCLAAILADNSGKIGGALVVGISVIVIGGGATYARLIPSVKKRYDYGVMIFILTFSLVVVSGVRADKIMKLAGERLSNIGMGFAVCIFTSFIYPIWASDELHSSTASKFDKLASSIQGCLEEYFEIANDKEKQPTMDVSGCKSVLHSKSSDESLANFSKWEPWHGKFGFFYPWEKYLIIGEVLRELAAIVLSVKGCIQSVRQPSPTQRDSIREPCETIGLSLATILTELGESIRDTKLCLAKISISPRIQCMRQELSLLVSSNTLENNSTESLGLASFIFQILEMVEKVELLATKVEELGEIARFPNKKLDV